Part of the Tumebacillus sp. BK434 genome is shown below.
AGGCGACCTGGTGCCCGTCCGACTTGTTGCGGGTGACGATGAAGAGCTGGTCGCGCTTGGTGATGTTGATCTGTTCGCCGTCTTGGAGGCGGACGAGGATGCTGTCAGCAGTTTGCGCGGCTTTCGGGGCGTGCTGCAGGTTGCCCATGTAGATCGCTTCGTTGTAGAGGCGCAGGAACTGATCGGCATCGAGCGGCTGGTCATGATCGGCCGAATGCAGGACGACCTGTTCGATCTCCTCTCGCTTCAGCAGGCGGAAATGGTTGAATTTTTTCATCAGCTTGCCGAGCATATAATGCGGGATGCAGCCCGCGCAGACGATCAAGGTTGCGACCAAACTGTACACCCAAAGTTCTCCCATGGTACTCATCTCCCGTTCTGGTTGCTGTTATTTGTTACCTTTAAAATAACAGCACGGCCGCCAAAACGCAGTGAGAAAAATCACGGGGCTGGCCTATTATTTGCCAACCGCATAACCGGCAAAAGACGCAAGCAGAGCTGCTTGCGTCTTGTTACTTCTCGAGTTCTTGTCTCAATCTCTGCTGCATGAAGCCGATGCCCGTACAGCCTTGAAGCGGCGTATGGTAAGCGGGCGCGTTGCCGAAGACGGCCGGGACGATGACGGTGTATTTTTTGCCGCCGAGGATGGTGATGTCATCGCAGGCGGTCAGGCCCTTCGCTTGCGCCTGCTCGATCAAGGCTTCCAGCGACACATCGCGCAGCGGGTTGTTGGACGTGAAGCGGACATCGTAGTTCTCCGGCACGATGTCTGTCGGCCGGAGAAAACCGTGTTTGGCGGAGAGAATGACCCAGTCGTCGCCGAAAAACTTCTGCGCATACGCCTGACAGAGTTTGTGAAAGGTGCCGGTGTACGCAGCACGCGCCTCTGCCGGTCCGGCAAAATCGGGCTGGGTATCCCAGATCTTGCGCGAACCGCAGGGGATGATGCACAAGCGTTTCATCTCAATAATCACCTCGGTACGATCATGTTTGCCACGCGCTCGCCAATCGCCGGGGCCAATTTGAACCCGGCTCCGCTCCAGCCAGTCGCAAGAATCAACCCTTCGATCTCAACGGACGGCTTCAAGATCCCGCGCAGATCCGGAGTGTATGCATCGAAGCTGCGGCGGCCGCCGGAGAGCGTCGCATCGTGTATCCAGTCCAATCGCTTTGCGGCCACCTTCGACGTGCGCTCTGCACCTGCCAGGTCAACGCCCTGCAGCAGATCCGGATCGATGTCCCACTCATCGACAGGTAAGCCGATCAGCGACAACCCGCCCGCTTCCGGGCGCGCATACAGGTCGGTGGTGTCGTCGAGAAAGGCAGGATGAAGTGCAGCGCCTGACGGACGTTTGTAAAAATGCACTTGAATCGTCTTGCTGCGGACAGGCAGCTGCAAGCCTAATCCCGCAGCAAGCCGGGGCGTCCACGCTCCCGTCGCCAGCACGACATGTTCAGTATGCACAATGCCAGTCGAAGTCTCAACCCCGGTCACTCGCCCGCCTGCTGTCAAGATGCGCTGCACACGCGTCCCTTCACAGGCCAGCGCGCCGCACTCCCGCGCCTGTTCGATCAAAAAGCGGGTCGTGCGCACCGGATCGGCATAGCCGCCCTGCACTTCATAAACAGCCCCGCCGACTCCCTCCCACTTCAGCTCAGGAAAGCGCACAGCGCCTGCTGCAGCTGGCAAAAACTCCAGCCCCAGCCGCTGCGCTTCCGCCTGCATCGCGGCCACGCGCGCTTCCAGCTCCAGATAGAGCAGCCCGGTCTGCCGGTACCCGACTTCCTCCCGGTGCCTCAAAAAGAACGGGAAGCTCTCCGCCGCCAGTTCGGTCAAAAACTTATCGGTGTGGTAGACCCGCAAAAATCCGCCCGACTGCCCGGTCGCGCCGTTTCCAAATCGCCCTTGCTCAAACAAGACCGCATGCTGCACCCCGCGCTGCGCCAGCGCGTGCAAGGCGGCCGCTCCGACGACGCCGCCGCCGATGATCACCGCTGCTGCTCGTTGCATGGCTCATCCCTCCCCTTTCATGAAAAAAATCAGGCCCCTGTGCGGGGCCTGACCTGATGCGCTTACGCCGACGGTGCGGTCGTTTCGGTGACTTTGCCCGCCTTCTCGCGCAAGATGCGGGTCAAGAACATCAGCACGAACACGGCGATCACCGCCATGAACAGACCGGCTGCCAGCAGCGTGCCCCCGATCTTGATGTACGAGGTCAGCCACGCGCCGGTCGCCGGCGCGAGCAGCATGGAAGCTGCCTGCGTCGAAGCCGACACCCCGGTCACCCGGCCGATGAGATGGCCCGGCGTCTCCTTTTGGATGATGTAGGAGAACGGAATGGTCGCCGCCGCCGAGAATACCCCAAAGAACATGAAGAACAGGAACCACAGCCACAGGTCCAGCGAGAAAATGCTGAGACCGCCGAGGCCGATCACACTGTTGAGCAGGCCGCAGACGAGAGCCAGCGCCACCAGCGTATGCAGCGGCTTGTTGTGCCATTTCGGCAGCGAGCCCATCAGCAGGGCACCGACGACCGAACCGATACCGAGTGCCGAGATCAGGTAGCCAAACGCGTGCTCGCCAAGCCCGATGTCTTTCGTCCAGATGACGAGCATGCCGTCATAGAGCATGACGATGAACATGCCGATCGTCATCAGGATGATCGAAACAGACAAGATGCGCTTCGAGCGCACATGCCCGATGCCTTCTGCAAACTGCTTCCAGAAATGCGGTGCGCGCTCTTTGTTCGGGTCGGCCGCTTCGCTTTTCAGCGGCGGCATGAAGGACAGGAACAGCGCAGCAAGCAACAGGAAGCCGACTTCAACGAGGAACACCTGACGCGCGCCGATCAGCGGAATCAGAGCGCCGCCGAGCATCGGAGCGCCGACCTGCGTGAGGTACATCGACATCTGACCGAGCGACAGCGCTTGCGGCAGCATCTCTTCGTCGACGAGGGAACGGATCGCCGACATGCGGGCCGGGTTGTACAACGTGGCGACGGTCGCCCGCAGGAAGACGAGGCAGAGCATCGCATACAGGTTGGGCACGAAGAACAGCCCAAGGATCAAACAGGCGCGGATTAACACGCAGATCACCATCAGCGCGCGGCGCGGCAGACGGTCGGCCCAGACAGCGACGAGCGGACCTAAGAAGATCCACGGCAGGGACAAGACGATCATCATGTAGGCGATCTCCGTCGCCCCCATGCCCCATTCATACGCGATGACGACGGCCAGCGCCGTCATGTCCAGCCAGTTGGCCGAATCGGAAAACAGCGAGCCGATAAACAGGTTCCGGAACGAACGCTGTTTGACCGGCGCGAACATCGAAGGTCGCTTTTCACTCATTTTGTTTCCTCCCAGTTGTCGATCATTTCATCAATGCCCCTGGCTCGTCCGCCGCGATGGCGGCATGAGCCCGCTGCAACGCCGAGGACAGCTGCTCCGCCAGCATGAGCACGTGCGGCATCGCGACGATCGTGTCGTGATCGCCCGGCACCTCCTGCACCGTCAGGCTGCCTTGCACCAGCGTCTCCCAGCCCAGCGCTTCCGTGCGCGCCGCGCCTTCCGGCTGCTCAGCCGCGCGGAAAAGGGTCATGTCTCCCGGAAACGGCACCGGACGATAGCTCCCGGCTGCCCGCTCATGCGCTGCCGACACGCGCAGCATGCGGCGGAACTGTTCGTACCCGAAGTCATGTGGCAAGATGTTGTGTGTTTTTCCCAGCTCCAAGAACGTGTGAAGCACCGCTTCGATGTTGTCGGGATCAAGTTGGTCATTCTTCACAGATAAATCAAGTTTAAGGCGTTTCGCCATGTTTTGGCAATAGGAGACGGAAAATTCTGCTTCACTGAGCAGTTCGCCTGCCCCGGCCTCGACAGGGGTTCCGGCGTCCAGCATCGCCAAGAGTTGCACCGTCTCCCCCGCGGCGCGGAGCTGCTGCGCCGCTTCATAGGCGAGCACACCGCCAAACGACCAGCCGCCGAACAGATAGGGCCCTTGCGGCTGCACGCTGCGCAAGTGGCGCACATAGCACGCCGCCAGCTCTGCGACGCAGTCGGTCGCGGGGACGTCCGCCTCCAGGGCCGGTGCCTGCAGCCCGTAGACCGGCTGGTCAGCAGGCAGCAGCCGGGCCAGTTCGTAGTAGGCGAGCACATTGCCGGTGCCGGGATGGAACAGGAAGAGCGGCGTTTTGTCGCCGGCCGTCCGGATCGGCACAAGCGGGGATGCCTCCCGCGGCTCATCCTCCTGCAGGAACGTTGCCAAATGCCCGATCGTCCCTTCTTGGAACAAGGCGGCGAGCGGCACCTGACGGCCGAATTCCTGCTGCACGCGCGAGATCAGGCGCACGGCGAGAATCGAGTGGCCGCCCAGCGCAAAGAAGTTGTCTGCGATGCCGACCGGGCGAATGTCGAGCAGCTCTTCCCAGATCGCCGCCAGTTTCGCTTCCACCGCATCGCGCGGCGGTGCATAGGCGTTGTCGCGCTCCACATGCAGGTCGCCCGGCAGCGGCAGTGCTTTGCGGTCGACTTTGCCGTTCGCGGTCAAAGGCAGCCGCTCCAGTGTGAGGAAGAACGGCGGCACCATGTAGTCGGGCAGCTTGGCTTTCAAGAACGCGCGCAGTTCCTGTGTCGTCACAGCAGCATCGTCCTGCAGCACAACATAGGCGGCGAGGCGCTTGTCACCCGGCGCATATTCATGAGCGGCGACGACGCAGGATTTAACCGCTTCATGTAAATCCAATACACTTTCTATTTCGCCAAGTTCGACCCGCATCCCTCGTATTTTGATTTGATCATCTTCTCGACCTAAGAATTTAATTTGTCCATCCGGTTTGAAATAGCCGCGGTCTCCCGTTTTATAAAGCTGCTCACCCGGCGCAAACGGATGCGGCAGGAAAGCCTGCGCAGTGCGCTCCGGGCTGTTGAAATAACCGCGCGCCAAGCCGACGCCGCCGAGGTAGAGATCGCCGGCCACACCGATCGGAACGGGCCGCAAGTTGCGGTCGAGCACATAGCAGGTGTTGTTGTCGATCGGGCGTCCGACGGAGACGATCTCCCCTTCCGACACGTCCTCCCAGCTGCAGGTGCGGATCGTGGAATCGATCGACACTTCGGTGGCGCCCCACGTGTTGTGCAACTGCCCCGGCATCTTTTCAAGGAACTGCCGCACCAGTTCGGCGCGCAGCGCTTCGCCGGAGGAGACGACCACACGCACGCTGTCCAACGCGGCGCGGTCGGCCGGGGTCATGCTGTCGATCACCATCGCCAGCATGCTCGGCACGAACTGCAGGACGGCGACTTTGTGTTCCACCGCCGCGTCGAGGATCGCGCGCGGATCGCGGTGCAGCTTAGGCGCGAGCAGCACGATCTTGGCGCCGACCATCAGCGGCCAGTAAAACTCCACCGCCGCGTCATCGAAGGTCAGCGTCGTCTTCTGCAAAACGGACTCGGTCGCCTGCAGGCCGTGCTGGCGCTGCATCCAGCACATCCGGTTGACCCAGCCGCGGTGAAGGTTGGCGACGCCTTTGGGCTTACCGGTGGAGCCGGACGTGTAATAGATGGAAACGAGATGATCTGGCGTCGCGGCGCAGTGCGGCTTGGTGTCGGCCTGCTTGGCGATCTGGTGCCAGCCCGCATCGAGAAACAGCGGCTCGGCACCTTCAGCCGGCAGCGTCCCGCGCATGTTTTCCAACGCCAGCACGACCGGCGCCCCGGCGTCGTCCAGCACTTGCGCGATGCGTCCTGTCGGCGCTTCCGTGTCGATCGGCAGGTACGCACCGCCCGCTTTCAGGATGCCGACCAGCGCGATGACTAACTCCAGCGAGCGTTCCACACAGACCCCGACCGCCACATCCGGACCGACGCCGTACGTCTGCAGATGACGGGCCAGCTGATTGGCGCGCCTGTCCAGTTCTGCATAGGTCAAAGTGTTGCCGGAATCATCAGCCGCGATGCGATCCGGCGTGCGCAGGACCTGCTCCTCGAACAGCACGTGGAGCAGCTTGTCTTCCGGGAACGGAACTTCCGTGTCATTCCACTCGATCAAGAGGCGGTGCTCTTCGGCAGCGGTCAGAAGCGGGAGAGCATCGAGCGTTTGATCCGGATTGGCGGCGATGCCCTGCAGCAGGACCAGCAGGTGGCCGCACATGCGCCGGATCGTCTCGCGGGTGAAAAGGCCGGTCTTATACTCAAATGAAGCGCTCCAGCCTGCTGCTCCCGGCACCAGCGTCAACGTCAGGTCAAATTTGGCCGTGCCGCGGTCGACTTCCAGCACGTCCAACTCCAGCTCGGACGCCAAGCCCACTGCCTGCGGCGGCATGTTTTGCATGACGAACATCACTTGGAACAAGGGGTTGCGGCTCAGGTCGCGGTCGAGCTGCAGTTCGTCGATCAGCTCTTCCAATGGCAGTTCCTGATGCGCAAAGGCGCCGAGCGCCACTTCCTTGACGCGCAGGAGCAGTTCGCGGAACGTCGGGTTGCCGGACAGGTCGCTGCGCAGGGCCAACGTATTGACGAAAAAGCCGATCAGCCCTTCTAAGTCGCGCTCCGTGCGCCCTGCAACCGGCGTGCCGAGGATGATGTCAGTCTGGCCCGCATAGCGGTACAGGAGTGTGTTGAACGCCGCCAGCAAGGTCATGTACAGCGTCGCGCCAGACTGCTGAGTCAGCTCTTCCAGCGCCTGCACCAGCTCTTGCGGCAACTGGATTGACTCGGTGGTGCCTGCATAGGACACCTTTGCAGTGCGCGGATGGTCGGTCGGCAGCTCCAGCACCGGAAGGTTCCCGCCAAGTCGGTCTTTCCAGTACCTCAGCTGCTGATCGCGCGCCTCGCCTTGTAGCCAGTCGCGCTGCCAGACCGCGTAGTCCGCATATTGGAACGGCAGCTCGGAGAGCGGCGACGGTTCGCCTTTACGAAATGCATGGTACAGCTGCCCCATCTCGCGGACGAACAGACCGAGCGACCAGCCGTCGGAGATGATGTGGTGCATGGCGACCGCAACCACGTGTTCCTCGACCCCGGTGCGGATCAGCGCGGCGCGGATCAGGAGATCGTCTGCCAGCGAGAACGGCTCGCGGGCGACGCTTTCGAGCAGGCGATGCAGTTTTGCATCGCGCTCTGCTTCCGACAGCTGTGAGATGTCATATCGCGGCAGGTACAATGCTGCCGTCTCCCGGATCACCTGCTCGCCGACACCTTCGCGGGTGATGATGTTGGTGCGCAGCGCTTCATGCCGCTGCAGCAGTTCGGCAAAGCTCCGCTCCAGCGTTTCGGCCGCTAACGGTCCGGTCAGGCGCACATTGATCGGGATGTTGTAGACGGAGCTGTTCGGCTCCAGCTGGTCGATGAACCACAGGCGCTGCTGGGCAAACGACAGGGGGAGACGAGAATCCCGAGCCGCTTTTTGCAGCTTGAGAGAGGAGCTGTTCTGTACTCCTCTGCGCGCCTCGTCGATGCGAGCGGCCAGGCGTTCGAGGGTCGGGCATTCGAAGACGGCGCGCAAGGGCAGTTCGACGCCGCATACTTGGCGAATCCGGGTGATGACTTGCATCGCCAAAAGCGAATGTCCGCCCGCTTCAAAAAAGTGATCAGAGCGCCCGGCGCGCTCCAGTTGCAGCACATCCTGCCAGATGTCGGCGAGCGCTTGCTCGGCCTCGGTGCACGGCGCTTCGTACGCGGCAGACCCGGTCCTTTGTTCCGGCTTGGGCAACGCTTTGCGGTCCACCTTCCCGTTGCTGGTCAACGGCAGCCGGTCGAGCACGACATAGGCGGACGGCACCATGGCGGCGGGCAGGCGCTGTTCAAGGAAGAATCGCAGTTCGGGCGCGGTAAGCGTCTCGCCTTCGCGGGCCGTGACATAGGCGGCCAGCCAGGTCATGCCGTCATCTTTCCAGTCGAGCACTGCGGACGAGGTGACGGCCGGGTGTTGTGCCAGCAAGGCGGCGATCTCGGTCAGCTGGATGCGCACGCCGCGGATCTTCACCTGATCGTCGACGCGGCCGAGGATGTCCAGCGTCCCGTCCGGACGGTAGAGCCCGCGGTCACCGGTGCGGTACAGCAGGTCGTTCGGGAACGGCGAGAACGGATTCGCGACAAAACGCGCCGCGCTCTCGTCACCTGCCGTCAAATAGCCCCGCGTGCGGAACGGTGTGCGGATGACGATCTCGCCCGCTTCGCCGATGCCGCACAGCTGTCCCGCTGCTGACAAGATGAGCGCCTGCGTCTCGGGCAAGGTGTGTCCGACCGGTTGGATGCCGGCATGCGGTACGGGAGGGACGACGTAATAGCATTTGGCCAGCGTCGTTTCGGTCGGCCCGTACAGGTTGATGATCTCCCCCGCTCCCGGGAACCGGTCGCGCCAGGCGTTGACAAAAGAGTCGGTCAACGGCTCTCCGGCGGAGAACAGGCAGCGCAGGCTGGCCAGCGCGGCGTCTGCGGAGGCGCCTTGCAGCCAGGACTGGGCCAGCGAGGGCACGGTGTGCAGGATCGTGACGCCACTCTGGTCCAGCCACGGCAGGATCGTGTCGGCGCAGAGGTCGTCGAGCACAGGGGGCAGGCAGAGCGTCGCCCCGCTGGTCAGCGGCAGGAAGATGTCGCGCAGCACCACGTCAAACGACAGGTGGGTCAACTGCGCACTCTTGTCGTCAGGCGTTACGCCAAACGTTTCGCGCTGCCAGTGCAGGAAGTGGCTCATGCCTTTGTGCGTGCCAAGGACGCCTTTCGGTACCCCGGTCGTGCCGGAGGTAAAGAACAGGTACGCGGCGTCTTCGCGCTGCACCTCAGGCAGCAAGCCAGCGCTTGGGGCGTCCACCCCTTGAATGCGCCCGCTGTGCGGCGAGATGATCGCGTGCGCGCCTTCCGACCGTTCCTCGCAGACCGACAGCAGGCGCGCCGCCCCGGCCGCTTGCAGCATCTGCTCTTTGCGCGGGGCGGGCAATCCTCTGTCGATGGCGACGAGCACGCCGCCCGCGAGAAACACGCCTAGCATCGCGGCGATGCAGCCGAAGGAACGGGTGGCGAGCAGGGCGACTTTTTCCTCGCGCTGCAAGCCGGTCGCCAGCAGATGGTGTGCAATGTCTGTAGCGCGCGCCTGCAGCTCTTCGTAACTCCAGCTCATCGCGCCTTGTTCAACCGCCGTGCGGGACGGCGTTTGCACCGCCCAGGCGGCGACCGCTTCGTGGACCAGCTCATGTGCCGGTTCTTCAAGCGGTACGGACGGGTCGGGCAGGATGCCTTGTGCCGCTTTTGTGCGCAGCGAGTAATCTCCGACCCGGCGGTCGCTTTCCCCTGCCGCTTGGACGAGCAGATGGCGGAACTGATCGAGCATCGCGTCGATGCGCGCCGGGTTGAAGTGGTCGGTCTGGTAGACGAGATTGATCGCCAGCCCCTCATCCGACTCGTACAGGTAGAGCGTCATCAGGAACTTCGACTCCGCCTCGACCCCGATCGTTTCCAGATGCAACCCCGGCAGCTCGGCCGGCCCGACCGGCATGTTCAAATAGTTGATCAGCACGTCGAAGATCGGGTTGCGGTTCAGGGCGCGCTCCGGCTGGAGCTCCTCGACGATTTTTTCGAACGGGAGCTCTTGGTGCGCGTAGGCGCCGAGCGTCGTTTCGCGCACGCGGCCGAGCAGTTCGCGGAACGTCGGGTTGCCGGACAGGTCGGTGCGCAGGGCCAAAGTGTTTAAGAACATCCCGATCAACGGCTCAGTCTCCACGCGGCTGCGTCCGGCGATCGGCGTGCCGACGATGATGTCCTCCTGGCCGGAGAGACGGGCGAGCAGCAGCTTATACGCGGCGAGTACCGTCATGAACAGCGTCGCACCTGTGTCGGCGCTGAGCGCTTTGAGCTGCCCGGTCAGTTCGGCCGGCAGCTGCAGGATGGCGTTGGCGCTCTGCCCCGCCGGCTGGACAGCCGGATCGGTCGGCAACTGCAGGCGCGGAAGTTCGCCGCCGAGCTTCGTTTTCCAATAAGTGACTTCCCCGTCCAGCACTGCGCCTTGCAGATGTTGGCGCTGCCAAACGGCAAAGTCGGCAAACTGCACGGGAAGCTCCGGCAGCGCGGGCTCTGCCCCGTTGACAAACGCTTCGTAGAGCAAAGTGAATTCGCGCACGAGGACGCCGATCGACCAGCCGTCGGAGATGATGTGATGCATGTTGAGCAGCAGCACATGCTCCTCGTCCCCCAGTTGCAGCAAGGTGACGCGGAACAGCGCGTCGCGGGACAGGTCGTAGGGACGCTTGGCTTCTGCGGCAGCCGTCTGCGCGACGGCCGCTTGCCGGTCTGCTTCCCCGCGCAGGTCGAGCAGCGGAATCTCCAGTTCCAGCGCGTCGGCGATGACCTGCACCGGCTGTCCGTCGCGCAGTTGGAACGTCGTGCGCAGCGTTTCGTGGCGGGAGAGGATCTCTTGGAAGCTGCTGTGCAGTGCAGTGAAGTTCAATTCCCCCGTCAAACGGAGCGTGAGCGGGATGTTGTAAGCGGCGCTGCCGCCTCCCTCCAGCCGGTCGACAAACCACATCCGCTCTTGGGCGAACGACAGCGGTGCCGTGCCGTCCGCGCGCTCGGTCTGCACCAGCGGTGTCAGTCCGGTATCGCCGGTTCCTGCCGAGATCCCCTCGATGCATCGGGCAAGCTCTTCGATCGTCGGAGCTTCAAACAGCGTGCGCAAGGGCAGGTCGATCTCAAATTGCGCCCCGGCGCGGGTGATCAGCTGGGTGGCGAGCAGCGAGTGGCCGCCGAGTTCAAAGAAGTTGGCGCGAACGGAGACGCGCTCCAGCCCCAGCACTTCGCTCCA
Proteins encoded:
- a CDS encoding DUF6884 domain-containing protein, translated to MKRLCIIPCGSRKIWDTQPDFAGPAEARAAYTGTFHKLCQAYAQKFFGDDWVILSAKHGFLRPTDIVPENYDVRFTSNNPLRDVSLEALIEQAQAKGLTACDDITILGGKKYTVIVPAVFGNAPAYHTPLQGCTGIGFMQQRLRQELEK
- a CDS encoding FAD-binding oxidoreductase, translated to MQRAAAVIIGGGVVGAAALHALAQRGVQHAVLFEQGRFGNGATGQSGGFLRVYHTDKFLTELAAESFPFFLRHREEVGYRQTGLLYLELEARVAAMQAEAQRLGLEFLPAAAGAVRFPELKWEGVGGAVYEVQGGYADPVRTTRFLIEQARECGALACEGTRVQRILTAGGRVTGVETSTGIVHTEHVVLATGAWTPRLAAGLGLQLPVRSKTIQVHFYKRPSGAALHPAFLDDTTDLYARPEAGGLSLIGLPVDEWDIDPDLLQGVDLAGAERTSKVAAKRLDWIHDATLSGGRRSFDAYTPDLRGILKPSVEIEGLILATGWSGAGFKLAPAIGERVANMIVPR
- a CDS encoding MFS transporter, yielding MSEKRPSMFAPVKQRSFRNLFIGSLFSDSANWLDMTALAVVIAYEWGMGATEIAYMMIVLSLPWIFLGPLVAVWADRLPRRALMVICVLIRACLILGLFFVPNLYAMLCLVFLRATVATLYNPARMSAIRSLVDEEMLPQALSLGQMSMYLTQVGAPMLGGALIPLIGARQVFLVEVGFLLLAALFLSFMPPLKSEAADPNKERAPHFWKQFAEGIGHVRSKRILSVSIILMTIGMFIVMLYDGMLVIWTKDIGLGEHAFGYLISALGIGSVVGALLMGSLPKWHNKPLHTLVALALVCGLLNSVIGLGGLSIFSLDLWLWFLFFMFFGVFSAAATIPFSYIIQKETPGHLIGRVTGVSASTQAASMLLAPATGAWLTSYIKIGGTLLAAGLFMAVIAVFVLMFLTRILREKAGKVTETTAPSA
- a CDS encoding non-ribosomal peptide synthetase, which gives rise to MSIHEEDLLQEEGEETLLPASFSQQRMWFIDQFLPGQAIYNIPCSLRLTGQLRQDILAQSILEVMQRHEALRTTFEEIDGELTQVIVPDGAFHLPLTDLTELPPAQREAQATAIITLDACQPFDLFKGPLLRGGLIRLSEQEHLLFLNMHHIISDGWSLGVLVQEIGALYTAFAAGLPSPLPELPIQYGDFADWQNEWLQGEVLDEQLSYWRRQLDGELPVLQLPTDRPRPPVQTFNGSSHAFQLSQELTVKLNELSRREGTTLFITLLAAFNTLLYRYTGQNDLTVGTPIAGRSRGETERLIGLFINTLVLRSRVSGTQSFAELLQAVSATVLEAYNYQDLPFEKLVEELQPDRNMSHPPLFQVMFVLQNAPLGKLELPGLTLETVEVSNSTAKLDLTLAMVEKEQGLYGVFEYNTDLFNAATIERFSAHFLELLEGITSDPQQQLAALPLATAAERRQVFTEWNRTEAPVSTELLHTLFYRQVPLHEDKIAVRAPDRALTYRELFERSNQVGHRLHGVAKNTLVAVVMEKGWEQVVAVYGILAAGAAYLPIDPKAPEARILHLLDYGQVRYVLTQSHLLDRFNWPEGVAVIAVDSTEIEAQRADLLPVVQTPEDLAYVIFTSGSTGQPKGVVIDHQGAVNTLLDMNSRFAVTPDDKVFGVSSLGFDLSVYDIFGTLAAGGTLVLPEADKALDPAHWADLLFCHGITVWNSAPALAKLLAEYAILHKKGLPSCLRLVWMSGDWIPLSLPVHLQELVPGISVHSLGGATEASIWSITFPIEQVDPNWTSIPYGRPMANQKFFVFNEALEPCPPGVTGDLYIGGIGLAVGYWRDEEKTNASFLTHPQTGQRIYRTGDQGRYRPDGVIEFMGRVDNQVKIRGFRIELGEIEVTLTRHPLVQEAVVLVREDVPGDRRLVAYVVPVGCKEPDVQELRALCKSKLPDYMVPSAFLLLPSLPVTSNGKLDRKALPVPDRSLFETAAEHIAPTTPLEMALAELWSEVLGLERVSVRANFFELGGHSLLATQLITRAGAQFEIDLPLRTLFEAPTIEELARCIEGISAGTGDTGLTPLVQTERADGTAPLSFAQERMWFVDRLEGGGSAAYNIPLTLRLTGELNFTALHSSFQEILSRHETLRTTFQLRDGQPVQVIADALELEIPLLDLRGEADRQAAVAQTAAAEAKRPYDLSRDALFRVTLLQLGDEEHVLLLNMHHIISDGWSIGVLVREFTLLYEAFVNGAEPALPELPVQFADFAVWQRQHLQGAVLDGEVTYWKTKLGGELPRLQLPTDPAVQPAGQSANAILQLPAELTGQLKALSADTGATLFMTVLAAYKLLLARLSGQEDIIVGTPIAGRSRVETEPLIGMFLNTLALRTDLSGNPTFRELLGRVRETTLGAYAHQELPFEKIVEELQPERALNRNPIFDVLINYLNMPVGPAELPGLHLETIGVEAESKFLMTLYLYESDEGLAINLVYQTDHFNPARIDAMLDQFRHLLVQAAGESDRRVGDYSLRTKAAQGILPDPSVPLEEPAHELVHEAVAAWAVQTPSRTAVEQGAMSWSYEELQARATDIAHHLLATGLQREEKVALLATRSFGCIAAMLGVFLAGGVLVAIDRGLPAPRKEQMLQAAGAARLLSVCEERSEGAHAIISPHSGRIQGVDAPSAGLLPEVQREDAAYLFFTSGTTGVPKGVLGTHKGMSHFLHWQRETFGVTPDDKSAQLTHLSFDVVLRDIFLPLTSGATLCLPPVLDDLCADTILPWLDQSGVTILHTVPSLAQSWLQGASADAALASLRCLFSAGEPLTDSFVNAWRDRFPGAGEIINLYGPTETTLAKCYYVVPPVPHAGIQPVGHTLPETQALILSAAGQLCGIGEAGEIVIRTPFRTRGYLTAGDESAARFVANPFSPFPNDLLYRTGDRGLYRPDGTLDILGRVDDQVKIRGVRIQLTEIAALLAQHPAVTSSAVLDWKDDGMTWLAAYVTAREGETLTAPELRFFLEQRLPAAMVPSAYVVLDRLPLTSNGKVDRKALPKPEQRTGSAAYEAPCTEAEQALADIWQDVLQLERAGRSDHFFEAGGHSLLAMQVITRIRQVCGVELPLRAVFECPTLERLAARIDEARRGVQNSSSLKLQKAARDSRLPLSFAQQRLWFIDQLEPNSSVYNIPINVRLTGPLAAETLERSFAELLQRHEALRTNIITREGVGEQVIRETAALYLPRYDISQLSEAERDAKLHRLLESVAREPFSLADDLLIRAALIRTGVEEHVVAVAMHHIISDGWSLGLFVREMGQLYHAFRKGEPSPLSELPFQYADYAVWQRDWLQGEARDQQLRYWKDRLGGNLPVLELPTDHPRTAKVSYAGTTESIQLPQELVQALEELTQQSGATLYMTLLAAFNTLLYRYAGQTDIILGTPVAGRTERDLEGLIGFFVNTLALRSDLSGNPTFRELLLRVKEVALGAFAHQELPLEELIDELQLDRDLSRNPLFQVMFVMQNMPPQAVGLASELELDVLEVDRGTAKFDLTLTLVPGAAGWSASFEYKTGLFTRETIRRMCGHLLVLLQGIAANPDQTLDALPLLTAAEEHRLLIEWNDTEVPFPEDKLLHVLFEEQVLRTPDRIAADDSGNTLTYAELDRRANQLARHLQTYGVGPDVAVGVCVERSLELVIALVGILKAGGAYLPIDTEAPTGRIAQVLDDAGAPVVLALENMRGTLPAEGAEPLFLDAGWHQIAKQADTKPHCAATPDHLVSIYYTSGSTGKPKGVANLHRGWVNRMCWMQRQHGLQATESVLQKTTLTFDDAAVEFYWPLMVGAKIVLLAPKLHRDPRAILDAAVEHKVAVLQFVPSMLAMVIDSMTPADRAALDSVRVVVSSGEALRAELVRQFLEKMPGQLHNTWGATEVSIDSTIRTCSWEDVSEGEIVSVGRPIDNNTCYVLDRNLRPVPIGVAGDLYLGGVGLARGYFNSPERTAQAFLPHPFAPGEQLYKTGDRGYFKPDGQIKFLGREDDQIKIRGMRVELGEIESVLDLHEAVKSCVVAAHEYAPGDKRLAAYVVLQDDAAVTTQELRAFLKAKLPDYMVPPFFLTLERLPLTANGKVDRKALPLPGDLHVERDNAYAPPRDAVEAKLAAIWEELLDIRPVGIADNFFALGGHSILAVRLISRVQQEFGRQVPLAALFQEGTIGHLATFLQEDEPREASPLVPIRTAGDKTPLFLFHPGTGNVLAYYELARLLPADQPVYGLQAPALEADVPATDCVAELAACYVRHLRSVQPQGPYLFGGWSFGGVLAYEAAQQLRAAGETVQLLAMLDAGTPVEAGAGELLSEAEFSVSYCQNMAKRLKLDLSVKNDQLDPDNIEAVLHTFLELGKTHNILPHDFGYEQFRRMLRVSAAHERAAGSYRPVPFPGDMTLFRAAEQPEGAARTEALGWETLVQGSLTVQEVPGDHDTIVAMPHVLMLAEQLSSALQRAHAAIAADEPGALMK